In Planctomycetota bacterium, the genomic stretch AGCTGGGATGAAGCCAACCAGCGCGAAGCGCGCCGCCGCGCCGAGCAATGCCAGGTGGCGAACGTCGAGTTCGACGTGTGCGACGTCCGCTACCTGGATCAGCGCGACCAATATCGCGACCAGTACGACGTGGCGATTTGCTTGGAGGTCATCGAGCACGTTCTGGACGACGAGCGTTTGATGCGCGGCATTGCCCGGTGCGTGAAACCTGGCGGGCGCGTGCTGCTGACCACTCCCAGTTTCCATTACCGTGCAATTACGCCCAGTGACGATGGCCCCTTTCGCCCGGTCGAAGACGGCGGCCACGTGCGACGCGGATACACGCCCGAGCGGTTGCTCGCGCTGTGCCATGCCGCGGGCCTGGTCGAACCTAAGATCAGCTACTGTAGCGGGTTCCTCAGCCAAAAAATCACCTGGCTATTGCGCGTGATCGGTCGCTGGAATCATTGGCTAGCGTGGGCCGCTATCCTGCCGCTGCGGCCGTTTGTCCCCTGGTGCGATCCCCTCTTGAGCCGGTTGATCGGTTGGCCGTATTATTCGATTGCTCTCGAAGCCCGCCGGCCCGAGAGCGCGTGATCCATCGCGATTCGGCGCGCCGCGGCAATCGACGTCGAACCGTTGCACAACTTGCGAGCTTGTGATGACTCTGGCTGTTGATGGTTTTCTGGGCACCCGCGCTTCGTTCATGCTCGACGTGGTCTTTCTGGCCATGTTTGCCGTGGTACCGATCATGTTCTGGAACGTCTGGCTCGTGCGGAGCCGGAAGAACTATCGCTTGCACAAGCGTGTGCAATTGCTGCTGGGAGCGGTGCTGCTGCTGGCCGTCACGCTGTTTGAAGTCGACATGCGCGTCAACGGCTGGAAACACCGTGCCGTTGATTCGTCTTATCCCGGCCTGGTGATGCCCAGCTTGTACATTCACTTGTGCTTCGCGGTGCCGACGGCCGTGGTTTGGAGTTGGGTGATCTTTCGCGCCGTGCGCCGGTTCGCACACGATCCGGTGCCGAACATGCACAGCGTCGAACACCGCCGCTGGGGATGGATCGGCGTGTTCCTGATGACGATGACGGCCCTGACAGGTTGGGCCTTCTACGCATTCGCCTTCATCTAACGATTGCGCAACGGCTGCCGCGGTCAGCCATGCGCGGTTCAAGCAATCGTTAGCTCTTGCCTTGGCGACACTCCGCCAGCCCCCCCTAAAGTGTCGGTTTTCGCGGAGGAGCCAAAGCGAATCCTCGCAGATTGCGCTGTACTTTTTTTGCCTCCAGGCACAAAATGAGAATAGCTTATTGAAATGCTGCCAGAGGTTTGCTTGGCGGCCCGCGCAGGACTTGCGGAGTACGCGGCAATGCCCGATACCGTCGGACGAATGATGGAGATTCTGCTCGTCGAGGATAGCCTGGTCGACGCGTGTGCCACGATCGGCGCGCTGCGTCACTCTCAGGTCAAGCACCGGCTCACGCTGGTCCGCGACGGTGAAGAAGCGATTCTGTTCCTGCAACGCGAGGGGCGCTTTGCCCGGGCACCGCGGCCCGATCTGGTTCTGCTCGATTTGCACCTGCCCAAGCGGGACGGCTTTGAAGTTCTGACCGACATGCGAGCCGACGAGCATCTGCAAACGATTCCAGTCGTTGTCCTCACCGCGTCCAATGACGAGGCTGATCGTACGCGCAGCCAGTTGCTCGACGTCGATTGCGACAATTACCTGACCAAGCCAGTGAACCTCGACAAGTTCGTCGAAGTGGTGCGGCAGATGAAGCACTACTGGTTCACCGATCTGATCCTGGCCAAGGCGGCCGTTTAGCTCGATCTCATCACTCGCGCGCCACTCGATTTGCACTTCAAATGCGGCAGGCTGCGCGGCGCAGCCGATCCTGAATCGCCAGCCATGCGTGATCCTCGGGGGGAGTGTCGACCACGATTCGCGTGACGTCCGCCCCTTCTAGTTCGTGCAGCGCGGCATATAACCGCGCCGCATAGCCCGCCGGTTGCTCGGGCATTTCGATCGCGACCAGGGCACCGCTGCTCGACGCTTCGGACTGAGCAGCGTGCGACGCCCAGCGCAGCCAGCCCACCCGCTCGCCGGCGGCCAACAAGCCCTTCACGCGCGCCGCGGTCTCGCTCGCCGGCAAACATTCCAGCGGCACCAGCGGCGCGTAGTGCCGCGCTAATGTCCCCGGCGAAGCCAGCGGCGCAGCGTCATTGGCGCCGGCCCTGACGTCTCGCACCACCACGGGCTGGTCGAGGGCCGCCTCAAGCTGCGCGGCCATCAACGGGCCAGGTCGCAGGATGTTTACCTGGCCATCAACGCAACCGACCACGGTTGACTCAATTCCCCCCGAGGTCGCGCCGGCGTCGATCACCAGTTCGATTCGGCCGTCGAGCATGCCCAGCACATGGTCGGCCGTGGTGGGCGAAATGCGCGTCGAGCGATTCGCGCTAGGGGCGGCCAAAGGGGATTGGCCGAGTTCGATCAGCCGACGCGCCACCGGATGAGCCGGCATCCGCAGCGCCACGGTCGCGCCGCCGCCGGTAATCGCGTCGCTTACCGCCGGGCCGCGCGGCACGACGATCGTCAACGGCCCGGGCCAGAACCGCTCGGCCAAGCGCGCGGCCCAGTCGGGCCACTCGACCGCTAGCGAGCGGGCCTGCTCGAGGCTGGCCACGTGGACGATCAACGGGTTGTTCGAGGGGCGGCCTTTGGCTTCGTA encodes the following:
- a CDS encoding response regulator, with product MPDTVGRMMEILLVEDSLVDACATIGALRHSQVKHRLTLVRDGEEAILFLQREGRFARAPRPDLVLLDLHLPKRDGFEVLTDMRADEHLQTIPVVVLTASNDEADRTRSQLLDVDCDNYLTKPVNLDKFVEVVRQMKHYWFTDLILAKAAV
- a CDS encoding methyltransferase domain-containing protein produces the protein MDRSFLVRWFGFPATLIHGDTLVYDRWQWLRARLPVTDREPRLIDIGCGTGAFTIGAGRRGYRGLGLSWDEANQREARRRAEQCQVANVEFDVCDVRYLDQRDQYRDQYDVAICLEVIEHVLDDERLMRGIARCVKPGGRVLLTTPSFHYRAITPSDDGPFRPVEDGGHVRRGYTPERLLALCHAAGLVEPKISYCSGFLSQKITWLLRVIGRWNHWLAWAAILPLRPFVPWCDPLLSRLIGWPYYSIALEARRPESA
- a CDS encoding DUF420 domain-containing protein; this translates as MTLAVDGFLGTRASFMLDVVFLAMFAVVPIMFWNVWLVRSRKNYRLHKRVQLLLGAVLLLAVTLFEVDMRVNGWKHRAVDSSYPGLVMPSLYIHLCFAVPTAVVWSWVIFRAVRRFAHDPVPNMHSVEHRRWGWIGVFLMTMTALTGWAFYAFAFI
- a CDS encoding threonylcarbamoyl-AMP synthase, which codes for MIVDPHLPDEAVLRRAVGVLQAGGLVAIPTETVYGLAASALDPRAVRRIYEAKGRPSNNPLIVHVASLEQARSLAVEWPDWAARLAERFWPGPLTIVVPRGPAVSDAITGGGATVALRMPAHPVARRLIELGQSPLAAPSANRSTRISPTTADHVLGMLDGRIELVIDAGATSGGIESTVVGCVDGQVNILRPGPLMAAQLEAALDQPVVVRDVRAGANDAAPLASPGTLARHYAPLVPLECLPASETAARVKGLLAAGERVGWLRWASHAAQSEASSSGALVAIEMPEQPAGYAARLYAALHELEGADVTRIVVDTPPEDHAWLAIQDRLRRAACRI